A stretch of DNA from Bactrocera neohumeralis isolate Rockhampton chromosome 6, APGP_CSIRO_Bneo_wtdbg2-racon-allhic-juicebox.fasta_v2, whole genome shotgun sequence:
aattcCACTCACAAAATATATGTTTCTATTGTTACCACTATTTATCTTGCACTTCAATaactcttcaaatttttttgttctccTAACGTCATTACAGAGATTTCTTCTTGGCCAATAGTTCACCATCAAATCTGCACACCAACcgacagctacaacaacagcaacggcgTTGGACGACGAGAAAAACCAGCCGCAGCACACGCACTGCGATTCGGGCTAGCAACGCTGTCACCAGGGCTAGAAAACCGACACCACTCGAGGccgagcaacagcaacagcagcaacaaaaacaacaacaccaatcaAAACGTCAACTCTTTGTTAAAATGAATCTTCTAATGGTCTGCGTACTCTTGCTGGTGGCATTTATCTGCCAGCCAACATTGATTTATGGTCTACGCGGCAGTCACAACTCCGCCGCCGCTGCAGTCCCCAACACCCACGGCGACCACGAGCTCGTCCACCATCAGCGTAGTATCAAAACATTTGGCGGCAAAGTGAAACGTTCACGCTCCCATTTACCACACGCTTCGGCCGCTGAGCAGGCGAATGCCAAGCTTGTCATGGCGATGGAGTCGGGTGACGTATTGGTGCGGCGTGCAGCGCGTGGTGCCAATGTTGAGGGCGGCGATGACAGCGCAAGCAACGTTGATGCAGCTGCTGTTGGCGGTGGAAAGCGCAACAagaatggcaacaacaacaataataagaaaTTGAACAAGAGCTCGGATGCGTCGAACGGCGGTCGGAAACAGGACAAAAAGTTCTCAGCTGCAATTGGCGGtcaagcacaacaacagcatcacGGCAGTGGTAACGGTAATGGCAGCGGCAAGGGCAGACAACGCCAGCAACTGCGTTCGCAACAACATCAGGGACACGGCAAACGCGGCGGCAACGGCAATGGCAGTGGTTCGGGCGCCAAAGTGCGCATGGAGAGCGTGGAGAAGACCTCAACTTCGGAAAAGTCACGTAAGTTGTggacaaaaaactaaattaatcaGTTGTAGTTGCAAGATTATTAGATGTAagtagaaaaaatgtataaccgGCAAGGCaagaatacattttcgaatatcAATTTTGAAAGTCAAAGTCAAAAAAAGAAGCAGCTGGGATGAAGACAGCGCTTTAAGATATTATCTGATGAGTTTGTTATAAAGGTTTCGAAGATCCTTTCTTGCAATATATCAAACGGAGCGGTCTTTCAGTAAGATCATGATAATTTCCTGCGAAGGAAATTTTAATCTCAGATCCAAAGATGAATATAAAAGGttatccatttttattttcacttctcCCATACAAATAGAACAGTTCTAAAAGTTAAGAGcgatttaatataaattattcacCTAGCTTCCTTAATATCAAAACTTCCTAGATAAAGTCTATAGGGTAAACTCCAGGTTAGCTCAACCCAAGACAAAGCCGCAAACGGTCTTACCAGTAATCTCTATAAGTCTAAACTATTTTGATTCAGTGAAAGAAAAAATGACAAGTTTTGGAGGTTGCGTGGATGGTGAGCTAGAGAAACGAAGCTGTGAGCTTCTGCATGTTAACGGTAAAGTCGATAAGACATATCAAGAGTGTGATCTCCAACAGCTCCTATTTCACTCCTTCAGACCATTTTGTGGTATTGATAAAACCGAAGTGTCCAATGCACATTCGATAGCAGATTATCGTTATTGACACTGAGTTTAGTAATTATATGCCTCCAACTAAAGATAGACCTCACTTTCGATTGCCCACTTTTTCCGGTAATACCCTTAAGGGTTCCAATAACTGCCAttccattttcattatttctagGCAAGAGACTAAAGaaattggtaattttttttttgtttaagcaaGCCTTTAATGTTACATGTCTTAATTTCCCATTTAGAATACATATTAACGCAAAATCACTTAACCTAAGGCAACAAAAATAGATTCAATGCCAATATTAATAGCAATACTTACGACGAAGAGTATACATGTTTATTAAAGGAAGCCGAAAGCAACGTCATAACATAAACTGGTTTGCGTACCCAATAGGAAagtactgtatgtatgtatgtaacacaCCCAGTAGGAAATTCCAGGTCAACTTTTCGAAATTCCGAAATTTTCTATTTGCTATTTTCTAAAGTCAAAAGAAAACTGTAagcaatattataattattgccCAAAAGTAGAAACATAACATAAATTTGGTTACAATATAACGGGATTtacaataagagcgctacaaacaggaacggtttgggatatcaataaaattctttaCTTCTGTTCATTCGatgtcattatgtatggaactcgatttcttccAGAAGTCCAGACACTAAACCCAATTCTCGACGATTTTGAAGCATAAATTgaccgatactgctgcaatttcacattAGATATTCGTACGAATTCATCAATCgtcgaggcggccaattgaatGGACCATTTCGCACACATTCACCAAACTTAGTTTTCAAttaatcgattgtgacattcgcagtgtggcttgtggcgccgtcctgttggaaccacatattttccaagtccatatcatccaattcggacaaaaatattcggttatcattgaacgGTAGCGATTGCCATTCACAGTAACGGGCCGGTCTTAATCATCACGGatgaagtacggcccaatgatgccgccggcccataaaccgcaacaaatcgtaatttttttgggattcAATGGTGACTCaaggagtacgtgtggattgcggcctgaccaataacgcatattttgcttattgacgaagccgtTATTCATGAGCTTCATTGCTGAAGacgatttttcgatgaaattccggatcattttcaagttgttgctcagcccaatttacGAACATACGCCGATTCTGGTGAacaagcgacttcagttcttgcatcaatttcattttttaaggatgtaggccaagatctttcaCAAAATTCGCCTCAACGTCGTCACAAAGATGCCCATcccttgagaacgacgtgtgagagactgatttgggacTGAATTAATGAAGATAAATCCATTCAAACTGCGAACgtaaacaaaatcaataaaaatcctagattattgcaacttttttatgtttacgtgaagtttaatttctatttttcattTGGTGTGTGTGGACCAGTTCTGTTCACGACGCGAAAGGTTTGTCTGGTTGCTTTTGTATTTAGATATCAACAACTCTAATGGATCATATCAAAAGATCTGAGTCTTTAGCAAAAACGGCGTCGAGTTGAGGTTGCAAAATATGTAGATGCTTGACAATGGAATGGAGGAGTGTACATTCAGCAAACGCATGATTACTGATGATGTGACGTCAGTTTATGAATATGTAATCGAGACTGTCCAATAATTTAGAGAATAGCGCTCcaaaaattaagataatataaaaaataggaaGCCAAAAATTTTACTGAAGGTCATTCCAACCGATTCGCatgaaaatttgcattaaacatGAACCGGCTTTTCTTGGCtcagaagcctattttgaaggcgataataaggACTTGTTTTAAAATACccgaaaatgtttttctttttcattgacAGTTCGAGTCGAATTTGATCAGATCAgctatacttatatttatattatatttatttctgctCAAATTTTTCCTACTGGCTCGCCTTGCAaataatatatgcatgtatagtGTAATCGTAAAAGGGTGGAAACACGATACACTCAAATATTCCGTTACTGACCTCATTCGTTCAAGAAGCTGTGCATGTAAATACTCCTATTTGCGCTGGTATTGATGCCCAAGGGTGATGAGCTGCTGGAAAATTGCGCACAACcttttttgcatacaaattagCCAATACAACGAAATGGTTGAGAGCGTCGGGCAAGAAAATAACCAAAAGCAACTGAgcactttattttataaatatgtatatatatgtatatatacgtacatatgtatattgtatatttgtgCTCATCAATACGCGCCcttcacccacacacacacacaaacacctcAGCACTGGCCAAAGCAATTACCCATTTATTTATGAACTTAAGCAAGCAGGAAAGTAATAAGCGTAAAACACCATGCCGACGCCGGCAACTCACGCTTAAGATATGAATGTGGAAACAACAAGCCATGCTAACTGCTTTTGCTTTcagttaaagaaaatttgtatgttgttgttgtattttggcTGAGAATTTTTAGCTGGGCGTTGTTAAGCGTTTCGTTTGTGGCTGACAGCAACAGTCAATGCGGGCAACGATTGATGAAGCTATTAAAGGCGTGTCTAAATGGAGACGTTAACTTCCCAGAGGTTCTCATAAGCAATACGCTTTGATTCGAGCCCAAATACACACAGACACTTAACAATATAATAGCTTAAAAAGGGCTTACTCTTAACCCAATGAACTTGAAAGTTGCtgatagaaatattttctatgcTTGGGATTGAAAAGTGTTGAACGaaagtaattgaaaatgggaATCAATTTTCTAATCATTACAACTAACATCCATCAGCAAATTTCACCATAAGTCATTTTGTATGTTCGTCAATTTTTCGAAGAGCTTACCCCAGTAAAGAAACGCATATGACTACTCAAGGACCTTCTGTTCATTTGAGGCAAAACTGGTGGagctttaaagaaaaaagggGCTTATAAGATATTAACAACTTCATTAGTATGGAAATCTCCCAATAGATCGTTGAACGCCATTAATGACTTTGTACAATATCAAATCAATAATGCAAAGGTTTGGCCAATACACATCGATAATCGAAAGTGACCAGCCAGAATCTCCGAAAGCTTGGGTAGGAGGTTATTTTTCATCCACCTCATAATTCGAACCTGGCACCAAATAGCACCAATTTCTGTGTATGGCGATTAATTTTCAAAGGTAGCTTATCAAAGTCGACAGTTTCAGTCTTTTGCCAATAGTAACGTGAGTTTCAATGAGAATTTACTTTCAAATTAGTAAGTATTTATCgatttatatttgatttaagTCGGCTCTAACTTAGTAACGCATCGAATAATGGTTTCAATTTGGTTCGCCGTAGCTTAGATAGTTTCAAGTGCTGGATTTATtgttttaaccaaaaaattctCGTTGTGCCATCTTCAGTTTTAAGAAAGTATGAACCAATAGTGACTTCGTCTTGAAAACCATTCCAACCATTCTCTTTTATCACTTTTCATTGctgcttcttctttactgacctTAACAACGCTtaggcggttatagccgagttaacagcagcgtATCAGTTATTTCTTcctttcgctatttggcgccaattcgagataccatgTACAGGTCCTTCTCGACCTgagggtactgaatcgaaaaccttcaaagctggagtgttcacTTTTatccgtatatctcgtacagctcatcgttccatcgtctGCAGTAAAcgccgttgccaatgtgcaaaggactttatatcttccgcaaaacctctCTCTCAAAAACTCCTAAGGCCGGCTCaccagatgatgtcattgtccaagcctctccaccatatagcagaacgaaAGTGAtgatttacttttcaattgcctacttagtccaaagtagcacctgttaccAAGAGTTATTCTTCGTTGGATTTCACGGCTGGCTAAGATACCCATTAAACGTGAAACGTAAATGTGAACACGGAGGTTCAGGGGTGAGTCTTTGCTAGCCTTTTTTTATACACTGTAGCAATTAACTTCTTCCTTTGATCTTTGTTACTAGGCCCGACCGTATTGAGAAATAGATTTTGAACGAAGGCATTGGTTCTCATTTAGATACGTTGCAGGTCTAGCTCATGTCGTTTCACAACTTATTGGATAACTTCTCAAAGTCTAAGATAATGGACGACAAAAGCTTTAGAAATTAGTCGCTTCGAAATTTTGCAACTCATCCGTCAAATCGTCTCCCACAACTTAAACACTTTTTCCTCGAAATGCTTATCAACAtgaaatcgatatttttaaatatatttgtcagATAAAGATCGCAGCAACGTCCAGTGTGTTTAATGTGAGTAAATGCTGACAACAGCCTTaccccacggcgctcaaaacAAAACACAGCGATTTAAGCGATTCGAGGTCGGTGGgtttttaaccacaaccaccacgacaCTCCCCAAGGGGGCAGTCCGCATAAGCCGGTTGGAGCGAGCTCCAAGAGCTCCTGCTGCCCGTGGTATCGAAATTAAGTCTCTGGTCAAACCTCGCAAAAGATCGaaggaataaaatttttgataccgGTTTCGATTTTTAGGCTGGACTGAAGTTTTGATTCTGtcacaaaaatacatttttttttgagaagcCGCCCTTTTGtctaatatcaaaattttgaagtaataacttttttgtttttggatatTCCTTAGGTAATTTTCTGAAGAGCAATCTCTCGCAAGACATCTTTTTTCAGAGGTCCGTAGCCCCCGTAGGGAACCCAAAATTTGATTTACATGTCGATATAACCCTTAATAcatctttttctctctctctctctcttcaagAAGTGAAACAAAAAACCTTCGAGTTCACTTGcttatttatacaaaatcttGAGCCATGCTTCACCGCGATCTCATAAAAAATGCCTTAAATCCACAGTTACCCTGTGCTTAAGTCACTTTCATCTTTATTCAATCTTAAGGCGTTACATGGGTTTACTggtttcaaaatatcaaatttttttattaccttattGAACTCTACAGCAGCACCACTAGACTAATGTCCCAAACTTTCAAGTtcatccgagtaatagtttcggagataaagCCTTGAGAATTTGTGCACTCGAGGCTTGCTAGGCtgaagtgcgccgtctttaaacgcgtttttctcgaaactgttttTAAAACGCCTGACAAGACTTTtggagaactactcaaccgatcttcatgaaattttatactGATTGTTTAGCATGGTTTGCGTAGAAATCGACTTGCTTGGTAAACTGTTTGAGAACCAAGTGCTCAATACTTTCAGGTACACTGTACAAACTCTTTACTCTTTACGTGTATACTTTTCAAAGCCTTGATACATTAACataaattgtgaaaatgttctatttttaatataattaccCTCATTACCAACACACATTCCACGTTGATTCCACTTTatctacaacaataaaaacgattttttcacGCAAAGTTTCGCGCCAAGAGCTTAGTGCAGGCCATTTTATGTATTTgtggtaaattttaaaatagcagTAAACGATTTCGCCATTATAAACATAGCCAGGGTTCATAATATTATCCGAATATGTACCAGCGTATGAATTCCCAAGCGAACGTTTGGATAATCTCACGCGTTCACAACATAAATAAAGCGAAATCATGCACTGCATTTACGCATACGAATTTTACTGCCGCAATTTATTGCCATGAGTattcataaatacacacatCCATACACACTTATGTATGAACCAATGCTTGTGTGTGGCATGAATGGGCGATTTTTGAGAGCTACCAGGTCACTGTGTGAATTTGGGGTATTCCATTGAAAATCTCTAAGGATACgcacaaaaatatgtttattgccGTTATGTGCACTCGtgttgtatgcatgtattcTCAGTAATACTCGTATAACCACTTTCATACCCAGCCAGAGTTATGATAAGCAGTTGAAAGCTATAAAGTGCAAAATCTTCGAGGATCGTAAAATAATGACAGATATTGCCGAACAACATCAAATATGCACCTCCAAACATGGCAAATCAATTCTCATAAATAActgcataaaaaaatactaagatTTACCATTACCAGCGTTTAACGGtattccatttccattttagCATCACGTTGACGTTTTTCACCTTTTCCTAAGGTATGCTCATACAATAAAGGGAAATAAAAAGGTTATgcaaagtatttaaatattttcttcggTTATTGTGGAAGTGTTAATTTGCGAAGGCATTCGCCAGCCCATTGCATATACGAGTACCTACAGCTCGAGGCAGAAAGGACTGTTTtaaagcaaattattttttttttttaacaaaatatgcgAAATTTAATGGgaggaattaaaattttatgttgctaAATTAAATCACATAACTTTTATACCAGATACGAGTATACCCCAGTGAGGcgaagtatatataaatggttGGCGCAACAAGCTCAGTCGACTAAATCAACCGTTTTTCTTTCGGTCTGTCTgtcaacatattttatttttccattggCATAACGGCTACggaatcgttgaaaaggttCCAGAAGTCTTTTGAGATATTTCCATTATCATGAACATAAGCATACACTTCTGTTAATCTTGATAACCTCGAAAACTTCGAAGAAATAGTGCTTTAAAATCATCGTATTGTCATCAGAAAGTTACAGAGGGATCTCAAAATCAGTTGTGGATCGACTcatttttggttaatattttgggtatgaagcgtgtcagTAGCACGGAACCCTACATTCATCCAAGGCAACAGTACTAGTGACGAGACGTGAGCTTATGAATACCTACATTTATTTGCTATATGAAATGctcttgtgaagggtattatggtTTCGGTTCAACCGAAGTAAACGGTTTCTCttttttaacattactttaataagtaaattttcGGACAATATTAGAATTTGTCTTGAGCTATTACTTTTGACTTAGACAATAGCGCTGCCATTTCGCAATGGGTGATTGTGAAGGGATCTAACTGTTTTACAGCAATTCTCCAACTTTTTTCACGCAacagagaaatatttttttctgaaggtcTTGAAAGTAGACCGCCGTGAATGTGAACATCTTATCATTTAACCCAAATTTCGAAAGAATTTTGACTCTTTCATGTTTGGAAACATAAAAAAGTTCTACGAAGCCAAATCTGGAGTATATGTTGAATAGGGGAGTGGTTCGTCCAATTTAGCAATTGCGATTATGAAGGTGTGAACCGATACATTGTCTTTGGGAACCTTTTTTCTGCAATTCGACGTTGATTTAACTAAATAATTCGGTGTAGGAGAGTTCTGTGATCATTTTTTCCTTCCGCAGGCTGGTCGATGTGGATCAGACTTTGTCTATCTCGGGCAATCTCACCATTGCGCTTGTTGCCTAAAGTGAGCCACCGTGGCATCCAATGCGTCGACTGCTTTCTTATACCACTCTTATTCTTATATAAGTTACTATGGTAAACATCTATACgaatggctcgaaaatggacgatgagTTTGGTACaggaatatactatatattcgtATGTGCGTTAGACATAAGacagccttttaagttgccggaccattgccgtatatttcaagctgaggtttttgctattgcgaaagccgctgagctggcctctaatgcacttGCAGACAATTCCAAAATGAACATCTACATCTAAGCAGCAATAAAGGCGGTAACCTCATATCGCATATcgaccagaagtgtcttgggaaacAGGGCAGCAgtagaaagtgttgccagaagcaagcagcttcacttctactgggtgccaggccacaaaggcatagagggcaatgaaatagtggttggaagttagaaaatcaaaatccgatggaacgagctgcctgagtgcaaaactgcaaaagtcatgtcaaaTGGTAGATCGGAAACAATGGAGCACTTGtttcgcattggcaagactataGTGTAAGCATCTGTGGTCCCCTCGCTGGAGgtggtatcgatagtgaggccgcagggtcttttaaaattcgcgtcaagcgcaggcatcctaaaggatgactattCCTCTTgcacctagcaactgaactccatctggtatcgcaaaggaccaaaactggtctatgcatggcttattggcctaccagattaacctaaagTAACATAACGTGTACCAAATATTTCAAGCATGATATAATATGAGCCACTCAAGATCAAAACGATACGATTTGGCTGAAATTTCGACTCTTATCTTGCGTTAGTGCTGAGGCTATGGAATACTATGTAGCTGTCCTACCCTTACCATAGAtctaccaaaaaatcaattcttttgataataatttcttCTACTGGGagttgtataaaaaattgataGCTGAGACAAAACcatattacaattaaaatggtgaatttattaaaaacttctcaAAAAACgctaacagaaaaaaattaagtaaggAAAGGCAAATAAGAAAACTgccagtgtttttttttgtcagaaaGTCATGAAAAAGTTGTAATTAAGTGCAGACTCGTACTAACCCGCATTTACTTCCACAAACTAGATgaaagaaatttggaaaaaaataccaATCGGACTCATGTCAGTAGCAGCTGAAACTAAGGCTTAGCTGGCGTTTGCACGGCCAACTTTTTGTAGAATGACACGAGTATGTATGCTAATGGCCGATGTATAATGATAACAGACCATAATTGA
This window harbors:
- the LOC126762449 gene encoding uncharacterized protein LOC126762449 isoform X1, with the protein product MNLLMVCVLLLVAFICQPTLIYGLRGSHNSAAAAVPNTHGDHELVHHQRSIKTFGGKVKRSRSHLPHASAAEQANAKLVMAMESGDVLVRRAARGANVEGGDDSASNVDAAAVGGGKRNKNGNNNNNKKLNKSSDASNGGRKQDKKFSAAIGGQAQQQHHGSGNGNGSGKGRQRQQLRSQQHQGHGKRGGNGNGSGSGAKVRMESVEKTSTSEKSQSSCRYSKGAWTDCDPKTNVRTRTLTLKKGEANCLTTRTMQKKCKKPCRYEKGAWSECTNGQMTRQDKLKSAITTNPTVATDTTDTNADSNCEAMRKLTKRCNVGGAKMANKSNKERKHKDKGQRRTQQQAQ
- the LOC126762449 gene encoding uncharacterized protein LOC126762449 isoform X2: MNLLMVCVLLLVAFICQPTLIYGLRGSHNSAAAAVPNTHGDHELVHHQRSIKTFGGKVKRSRSHLPHASAAEQANAKLVMAMESGDVLVRRAARGANVEGGDDSASNVDAAAVGGGKRNKNGNNNNNKKLNKSSDASNGGRKQDKKFSAAIGGQAQQQHHGSGNGNGSGKGRQRQQLRSQQHQGHGKRGGNGNGSGSGAKVRMESVEKTSTSEKSPCRYEKGAWSECTNGQMTRQDKLKSAITTNPTVATDTTDTNADSNCEAMRKLTKRCNVGGAKMANKSNKERKHKDKGQRRTQQQAQ